The following proteins are encoded in a genomic region of Deinococcus misasensis DSM 22328:
- a CDS encoding zinc-binding alcohol dehydrogenase family protein: protein MKAVGIKAHLPIEHPESFLDLELPIPVATGRDLLIRVEAISVNPVDFKQRKARPGVELPEPKILGWDGAGVVEAVGDQVSLFKVGDPVYWSGSIVHPGSNAQFQLVDERIVALKPESLGFADAAALPLTALTAWEALHDRLRLSEEHQGQSILIIGGAGGVGSIAIQMAKNAGLQVIATASRPETRAWVKEMGADVVIDHSKPLDEELARVGIPEVDFIFNTVNTVQYWDVSVKIIRPQGGIVCINGTGEKLALGALFGKSVSFHWELMFTRSTHQTPDMIEQHHILTSVAREIDAGTLRSTVQENLGTIHAEHLKQAHAKLETGRTIGKIVLEGW from the coding sequence ATGAAAGCCGTTGGCATCAAAGCACACCTGCCCATCGAACATCCTGAAAGTTTTCTGGATCTGGAGTTGCCCATCCCTGTGGCCACAGGACGGGACCTGCTCATCCGCGTGGAGGCCATTTCGGTCAATCCGGTGGATTTCAAACAACGCAAAGCCCGACCCGGGGTTGAATTGCCCGAGCCGAAAATCCTCGGGTGGGATGGGGCCGGGGTGGTGGAGGCCGTGGGCGATCAGGTCTCGTTGTTCAAAGTGGGAGATCCGGTGTACTGGTCGGGGTCGATTGTGCACCCCGGTTCGAATGCCCAGTTTCAGTTGGTGGATGAACGCATTGTGGCCCTGAAGCCTGAGTCTCTGGGCTTCGCAGACGCCGCAGCCCTGCCTCTGACTGCCCTGACTGCGTGGGAGGCTTTGCATGACCGCCTGCGCCTCTCTGAAGAGCACCAGGGCCAGAGCATCCTGATCATTGGCGGTGCAGGTGGGGTAGGCTCGATTGCCATTCAAATGGCCAAAAATGCCGGTCTGCAGGTGATCGCCACGGCTTCCAGACCCGAAACCCGGGCATGGGTTAAGGAAATGGGGGCCGATGTGGTGATTGACCACAGCAAGCCTCTGGATGAGGAACTGGCCCGTGTGGGCATCCCCGAGGTGGATTTCATTTTCAACACCGTCAACACCGTGCAGTACTGGGATGTCAGTGTCAAAATCATCCGGCCACAGGGAGGCATCGTGTGCATCAATGGCACCGGTGAAAAGTTGGCTCTGGGGGCACTGTTTGGCAAAAGCGTCAGCTTCCACTGGGAACTGATGTTCACGCGCAGCACCCACCAGACCCCCGACATGATCGAGCAGCACCACATCCTGACCAGCGTGGCCCGAGAAATCGATGCAGGCACCCTGAGAAGCACCGTGCAGGAGAACCTCGGGACCATCCATGCAGAGCACCTGAAACAGGCCCATGCCAAACTGGAAACCGGGCGCACCATTGGAAAAATCGTGCTGGAAGGCTGGTGA
- a CDS encoding cupin domain-containing protein: protein MLKTIDATGVVHKSPTSKVVRKKLDAGQSMPPHNHPGEDVLIQVTSGALKILLDDQPFEVQAGDLVQFDGDLMVTLEATLDQTVFVVFVVKR from the coding sequence ATGTTGAAAACCATTGATGCCACCGGAGTGGTGCACAAAAGCCCCACCAGCAAAGTGGTTCGCAAGAAACTGGATGCTGGCCAGAGCATGCCCCCCCACAACCACCCTGGAGAGGACGTGCTGATTCAGGTGACCTCTGGTGCCCTGAAAATCCTGCTGGACGATCAACCCTTTGAAGTGCAAGCCGGAGATCTGGTCCAGTTTGACGGAGACCTGATGGTGACACTGGAAGCCACGCTGGACCAGACGGTGTTTGTGGTGTTCGTGGTCAAACGCTGA
- a CDS encoding 4Fe-4S dicluster domain-containing protein, whose product MSEMRFFIDPIRCIGCKSCMQACSECATHKGKPMIHLEYMERGNSTQTVPMVCMHCENPTCAAVCPADAIKRTEDQVVQSSLKERCIGCKNCVMACPFGVPRYYPEMDQMLKCDMCYDRTSQGLKPMCATVCPSEALFYGTLEEFQSRRKGTPINTFDFGMQEIKTRVFLVAPDGYVNLSMDVMHHLDGRFEDGAYDHLDPFSHLEAMPMSGGLL is encoded by the coding sequence ATGTCTGAAATGCGCTTCTTCATCGATCCGATCCGTTGCATTGGTTGCAAAAGCTGCATGCAGGCGTGCAGTGAGTGCGCCACCCACAAAGGCAAACCCATGATTCACCTCGAATACATGGAACGCGGAAACTCCACCCAGACCGTGCCGATGGTGTGCATGCACTGCGAAAACCCCACCTGCGCTGCCGTGTGCCCAGCAGACGCCATCAAACGCACCGAAGATCAGGTGGTCCAGAGCAGCCTGAAAGAACGCTGCATCGGCTGCAAAAACTGCGTGATGGCCTGCCCCTTCGGCGTGCCCCGTTACTACCCCGAGATGGACCAGATGCTCAAGTGCGACATGTGCTACGACCGCACCTCTCAGGGCCTGAAACCCATGTGCGCCACCGTGTGTCCCTCGGAAGCCCTCTTTTACGGCACTTTAGAAGAGTTCCAATCCAGACGCAAAGGCACCCCCATCAACACCTTCGATTTCGGGATGCAGGAAATCAAAACCCGCGTGTTTCTGGTGGCCCCCGACGGTTACGTGAACCTGTCCATGGACGTGATGCACCACCTCGATGGCCGTTTTGAAGACGGCGCTTACGACCACCTCGATCCTTTCAGTCACCTTGAAGCCATGCCGATGTCAGGAGGCCTGCTGTGA
- a CDS encoding GAF domain-containing protein produces the protein MNTPAVQSVLQSLSWATGRLLQSPEHFFQILKVFLSELRQQTAVDSAELFLASPQQTHLLLTSYDGKHRSAFLEKMVFRFGMGYPGIVAESRQPIITHDVQQDRRYLRDDVKKLGYQSYICYPLLLPHKVIGVLSLATRAPQISSETERILSHVAPLLASSLYSVLTSLSEGAFQQITDSVHSGASTEGMTQLLEQGLRISGGQCGVIHLLNGQRIESHPEQLPACNHICHCPAVKGKILVNSIPGMACDHQEKSTRTVCLPLWSGSEVSGVQTMHFSKGWAPSTQAVAPLMWFNRLAWQALAPRKETEVQTVDVPWLEIETLGAFRVKKQGQLMGPTDFGRRQAYLLLKILVSRWGRPITTEELLDTLWPEEDPEKATPRLHVVLNALRKAIEQDPSKPTLIVRDGNTYRFAPEAVHHLDVERFERLVHQADQMQGQEAVQQYRLALKLYKGDFMADEAYADWCALERNYLKEQAVRVMFRMADFLQENDQQADAQEMYYRILSIDPFQFDAYEALIDLLNGNNRLQDAQQCWEQYRTQYGEHPPIPRPA, from the coding sequence ATGAACACGCCTGCTGTACAGTCTGTTTTGCAATCGCTGAGCTGGGCCACCGGACGCTTGTTGCAATCCCCAGAGCACTTTTTCCAGATCCTCAAAGTGTTCCTGTCCGAATTGCGGCAACAAACCGCAGTGGATTCTGCGGAATTGTTTCTGGCCAGTCCACAGCAAACCCATTTGCTGCTCACCTCTTACGATGGCAAGCACCGCAGCGCTTTTCTGGAAAAGATGGTGTTCCGTTTCGGCATGGGTTATCCCGGCATTGTGGCCGAGAGCAGACAGCCCATCATCACCCATGACGTGCAACAAGACCGCCGTTACCTGCGCGACGATGTGAAAAAACTCGGGTACCAGTCTTACATCTGCTATCCCCTCTTGCTGCCCCACAAGGTGATCGGGGTGCTGAGTCTGGCCACCAGAGCCCCTCAAATTTCTTCAGAAACCGAAAGGATCCTGAGCCATGTGGCCCCATTGCTGGCTTCCAGTTTGTATTCGGTGCTCACCTCCCTGAGCGAAGGGGCTTTTCAGCAAATCACCGACTCGGTGCACTCCGGGGCTTCCACAGAAGGGATGACCCAGTTGTTGGAACAGGGCCTGAGAATCTCTGGCGGTCAATGCGGGGTGATTCACCTGCTGAACGGGCAACGCATCGAGTCCCACCCCGAGCAACTCCCGGCCTGCAACCACATCTGCCACTGTCCGGCGGTCAAAGGCAAAATTCTGGTCAATTCGATTCCGGGCATGGCCTGCGACCATCAGGAGAAAAGCACCCGCACGGTGTGCCTGCCCCTGTGGTCTGGATCGGAAGTCTCGGGGGTGCAAACCATGCACTTCTCGAAAGGCTGGGCACCGTCCACGCAGGCGGTGGCCCCTCTCATGTGGTTCAACCGTCTGGCATGGCAAGCGCTTGCTCCACGCAAAGAAACCGAAGTCCAGACGGTGGATGTGCCGTGGCTGGAAATCGAAACCCTCGGGGCCTTCCGGGTCAAAAAACAGGGCCAATTGATGGGACCCACCGACTTCGGCAGAAGGCAAGCTTACCTGCTCCTGAAAATTCTGGTGTCCAGATGGGGAAGGCCCATCACCACCGAAGAACTGCTGGACACCCTCTGGCCCGAGGAGGATCCCGAGAAAGCCACCCCGAGGCTGCATGTGGTCTTGAACGCCCTGCGCAAAGCCATCGAACAGGACCCCTCCAAACCCACCTTGATTGTCCGGGACGGAAACACCTACCGTTTTGCCCCCGAAGCGGTGCATCATCTGGATGTGGAGCGGTTCGAGCGTCTGGTGCATCAGGCCGACCAGATGCAGGGGCAAGAAGCGGTGCAGCAGTACCGTCTGGCCCTCAAGCTGTACAAAGGGGATTTCATGGCCGATGAAGCCTACGCAGACTGGTGCGCTCTGGAACGCAATTACCTGAAAGAACAGGCGGTGCGGGTGATGTTCCGCATGGCCGACTTCCTGCAGGAAAACGACCAGCAGGCCGATGCACAGGAGATGTACTACCGCATCCTGTCGATTGACCCCTTCCAGTTTGATGCTTATGAAGCCCTGATTGACCTCCTGAACGGCAACAACCGCTTGCAGGATGCCCAGCAGTGCTGGGAGCAATACCGCACCCAGTACGGAGAGCATCCCCCCATCCCGAGGCCTGCCTGA
- a CDS encoding molybdopterin oxidoreductase family protein, translating to MAKVPLTREEMVDLYGPTLHYTPAGGFKTIEEYDRLVATHCCFCGQQCGINLKVKDNAVVGFEPRTDFPFNKGKLCPKGVKRYLQGSHPDRLMYPMKRTEKGYERISWDQALEETVSKIKEIQAKYGRDSFAMLSGVSLTTEKSYLVGKFARLALQTANLDYNGRLCMVSAGAGNKKAYGIDRASNHWEDITKAKVIFVIGTNIAECFPITTDYVWRARDNGAKLIYADPRMVPMARTADLYLPLRPGTDSALLISMLHVIIRDGLTDEKFIAEHTSGFEETREAVKDATPEWAAKITGIPAHQIEKAARWYGEAETGMILHARGLEHQTKGVENVVSCANLALATGKIGREGCGHSTITGQGNGQGGREHGHKCDQLPGNRDITNPEHRQYIADIWGVEESEIPGKGLSAQEILNEIHAGNIKGLLSICFNPLVSLPDANFNREALEKLEHYTVIDFFLSETAQHADIVLPGSLQEEDEGTTTSGEGRVIKINQAITPPGEAKKDWEILLDIAHRLGRGKYFPYQNTKEIFEELRLASRGGTADYSGITWERVEKENGVFWPAPQTTEKGKTAKRSEDLDTHHPGTPRLFEGGKFYHPDGRGHFNAVKWRESGEVVDTEYPIWLTTGRVVSQYLSGTQTRRIGPLVDQYPNPRMEIHPRLALKLNIQDNDWVTVKTRRGQITVRAMVVNTIRPDTVFVPYHWGGKQSINMLTQRALDPVSKIPEFKVSACVVSKATPEEIREGEEAQRLSGKTEKLPVNYGINDRRREFSR from the coding sequence ATGGCCAAGGTTCCGCTCACCCGAGAAGAAATGGTGGACCTGTACGGTCCCACCCTGCACTACACCCCTGCTGGTGGTTTCAAGACCATCGAAGAGTACGACCGACTCGTGGCCACCCACTGCTGCTTCTGTGGACAGCAATGCGGCATCAACCTGAAAGTCAAAGACAACGCTGTGGTCGGTTTTGAACCCCGCACCGACTTCCCTTTCAACAAAGGCAAACTGTGCCCCAAAGGGGTCAAACGTTACCTGCAAGGCTCACACCCCGACCGCCTGATGTACCCCATGAAGCGCACCGAAAAAGGCTACGAGCGCATCTCGTGGGATCAGGCCCTTGAGGAAACCGTTTCCAAAATCAAAGAAATTCAGGCCAAATACGGACGTGACAGCTTTGCGATGCTGAGTGGGGTCAGCCTCACCACCGAAAAGAGCTATCTGGTCGGAAAATTTGCCCGCCTTGCCCTGCAAACCGCCAACCTCGATTACAACGGCAGGCTGTGCATGGTCAGCGCCGGAGCAGGCAACAAAAAAGCCTACGGCATCGACCGCGCCTCCAACCACTGGGAAGACATCACCAAAGCCAAAGTGATTTTCGTGATTGGCACCAACATTGCCGAGTGCTTCCCCATCACCACCGATTACGTGTGGCGCGCCAGAGACAACGGAGCCAAACTGATCTACGCCGATCCACGCATGGTCCCGATGGCAAGGACTGCGGATCTGTACTTGCCCCTCAGACCCGGAACGGACAGCGCACTCCTGATATCCATGCTGCACGTGATCATCAGGGACGGCCTCACCGACGAGAAATTCATTGCCGAGCACACCTCGGGCTTTGAAGAAACCCGTGAAGCCGTGAAAGACGCCACCCCAGAGTGGGCCGCCAAAATCACCGGCATTCCGGCCCACCAGATCGAGAAAGCTGCCCGCTGGTATGGTGAGGCCGAAACCGGCATGATCCTGCACGCCCGAGGTCTGGAACACCAGACCAAAGGGGTCGAGAACGTGGTCTCCTGCGCCAACCTCGCCCTGGCCACCGGAAAAATTGGCCGGGAGGGTTGCGGTCACAGCACCATCACCGGGCAGGGCAACGGTCAAGGGGGCCGCGAGCATGGCCACAAGTGCGACCAGCTTCCCGGAAACCGCGACATCACCAACCCCGAGCACCGCCAGTACATTGCAGACATCTGGGGCGTGGAAGAATCCGAAATTCCCGGAAAGGGCCTCTCTGCGCAGGAAATCCTCAATGAGATCCACGCAGGGAACATCAAAGGACTGCTCTCGATTTGCTTCAATCCTCTGGTCAGCCTGCCAGACGCCAACTTCAACCGCGAAGCCCTTGAGAAACTGGAGCACTACACCGTGATTGACTTCTTCCTGTCGGAAACCGCACAACACGCAGACATTGTGCTGCCCGGCAGCTTGCAAGAAGAAGACGAAGGCACCACCACCTCTGGAGAAGGTCGGGTCATCAAGATCAATCAGGCGATCACCCCTCCCGGAGAGGCCAAAAAAGACTGGGAAATCCTGCTGGACATTGCCCACCGTCTGGGACGCGGCAAATACTTCCCCTACCAGAACACCAAAGAGATCTTTGAAGAATTGCGCCTCGCCTCCCGTGGCGGAACCGCCGACTACTCGGGCATCACCTGGGAGCGGGTTGAAAAAGAAAACGGCGTGTTCTGGCCTGCCCCCCAGACCACCGAAAAAGGCAAAACCGCCAAACGCTCCGAGGACCTCGACACCCACCACCCCGGCACCCCCAGACTTTTCGAAGGTGGAAAATTCTACCATCCCGACGGACGCGGTCACTTCAACGCCGTCAAATGGCGCGAATCTGGCGAAGTGGTGGACACCGAGTACCCCATCTGGCTCACCACGGGCCGCGTGGTCAGCCAGTACCTCTCTGGCACCCAGACCCGCCGAATTGGACCCTTGGTGGACCAGTACCCCAACCCCAGAATGGAAATCCACCCTCGACTGGCCCTCAAACTGAACATTCAGGACAACGACTGGGTGACCGTCAAAACCCGCCGGGGCCAGATCACCGTGCGGGCCATGGTGGTCAACACCATCCGCCCCGACACCGTGTTCGTGCCTTACCACTGGGGCGGCAAACAGAGCATCAACATGCTCACCCAGCGGGCTCTGGATCCGGTCTCCAAAATTCCCGAGTTCAAAGTCAGTGCCTGTGTGGTCTCCAAAGCCACCCCCGAAGAAATCCGTGAAGGGGAAGAAGCCCAGAGGCTCTCTGGCAAAACCGAGAAACTCCCGGTCAATTACGGCATCAATGACCGCAGAAGGGAGTTCTCCAGATGA
- a CDS encoding MFS transporter produces the protein MLSQNQKPAQDPTWLSEWTPEKESFWESEGKARAWKTLTVTTFNLVLAFATWFMVSAIVTRLQGVGFNLSTTQLFWLTAMPGLAAGTLRIAHTFFIPLFGSRHTITISTLSLLIPAIGWGIAVQNPETPYWVLMLLAFAAGLGGGNFSSFMPSTSLFFPKKLQGTALGIQAGIGNFGVSLAQFLTPWVIGLAGFASLAGGSQTFHDKTKTSEIFLQNAPYVYVPLILIGAVWAWFALKSIPVKANPRQILTIFKDKHTWVMTSIYLMTFGAFSGLSSAFPLLIKTLYGGFENAPVPLQYAFFGPLIGSAVRVVFGMVADKTGGAILTTISGVGMLTSAIFTSFYVTPKSLEEFPFFVAGMLSLFFFSGIGNASTFRQMPVIFPATQAAGVIGWTAAIAAYGPFIVSMLISSTIAATGNTVAFFYGIAAFFLFNVALNHYFYGRKGAERPS, from the coding sequence ATGCTCAGTCAAAACCAGAAACCCGCCCAGGACCCCACATGGCTCAGTGAATGGACCCCCGAGAAGGAATCCTTCTGGGAAAGCGAAGGCAAAGCCAGAGCCTGGAAAACCCTCACCGTCACGACCTTCAATCTGGTGCTGGCCTTTGCCACGTGGTTCATGGTGTCGGCCATCGTGACCCGATTGCAGGGGGTGGGGTTCAACCTCTCCACCACCCAGCTGTTCTGGCTGACCGCCATGCCTGGTCTGGCTGCCGGAACCCTGCGCATCGCCCACACCTTCTTCATTCCGCTGTTCGGTTCACGGCACACCATCACCATTTCGACGTTAAGTCTGCTGATTCCCGCCATTGGCTGGGGAATTGCCGTGCAAAACCCCGAGACCCCTTACTGGGTCCTGATGCTGCTGGCTTTCGCTGCCGGTTTGGGCGGAGGCAACTTCTCCAGCTTCATGCCTTCCACATCCCTGTTCTTCCCCAAAAAACTGCAAGGTACCGCGCTTGGCATTCAGGCTGGAATCGGCAACTTCGGGGTGTCTCTGGCCCAGTTCCTGACCCCCTGGGTGATTGGGCTGGCCGGGTTTGCCTCTCTGGCCGGCGGTTCTCAAACCTTCCATGACAAAACCAAAACCTCAGAAATCTTCCTGCAAAACGCCCCTTACGTTTACGTGCCCCTGATCCTGATCGGTGCCGTGTGGGCATGGTTCGCCCTGAAAAGCATTCCGGTCAAAGCCAACCCCAGACAGATCCTGACCATCTTCAAAGACAAACACACCTGGGTGATGACCTCGATTTACCTGATGACCTTCGGGGCCTTCTCTGGACTGTCCAGCGCTTTCCCCCTGCTCATCAAAACCCTGTACGGCGGATTTGAGAACGCTCCGGTTCCCCTCCAGTACGCCTTCTTTGGTCCATTGATTGGCAGTGCAGTGCGCGTGGTGTTCGGCATGGTTGCCGACAAAACCGGCGGAGCCATCCTGACCACCATCTCTGGGGTTGGAATGCTGACCAGTGCCATCTTCACCAGCTTTTACGTCACCCCCAAAAGCCTTGAAGAGTTCCCCTTCTTTGTGGCCGGAATGCTCTCCCTGTTCTTCTTCTCTGGCATTGGCAACGCTTCGACTTTCCGCCAGATGCCCGTGATTTTTCCCGCCACTCAGGCTGCGGGCGTGATTGGCTGGACCGCTGCGATTGCTGCTTACGGCCCTTTCATCGTGTCCATGCTGATCAGCAGCACCATCGCTGCCACTGGAAACACCGTTGCTTTCTTCTACGGCATTGCAGCGTTCTTCCTGTTCAACGTGGCCCTCAACCATTACTTTTATGGACGCAAAGGGGCCGAACGCCCGAGCTGA
- a CDS encoding DUF6755 family protein — translation MNNTQKQKTVMLDLILVFILVLWTIQLFLLITGLDAYLGGDKGILWPIAASSLVLGGINLKLVSMIRN, via the coding sequence ATGAACAACACCCAGAAGCAAAAAACCGTGATGCTCGACCTGATTCTGGTGTTCATTCTGGTGCTCTGGACCATCCAGCTCTTTCTTTTGATCACCGGACTGGACGCTTATCTGGGCGGAGACAAAGGCATTTTGTGGCCCATTGCAGCCAGTTCTCTGGTGCTGGGTGGGATCAATTTGAAACTGGTGTCGATGATTCGCAATTGA
- a CDS encoding MFS transporter, whose translation MQSVHMNKTTQQSEASRVLWLSTLGFTLMFAVWLMFGVLGIPIRKELGLTDLQMSWLTSVAVLNGAIWRLYFGILTDRIGGRNVFPWMLLLTAIPTALVAFTHSYVLLLVLAFMIGMAGNSFSVGIAWNSAWNSKEHQGFALGVFGAGNVGASVTKLVAPTLIALLPAAGFLGGVIPGGWRFIPIMYAVLLVVMALCMWAFGPKQDRMPGQGRPMSEILKPLREVRVWRFSLYYVVVFGAYVALSAWLPKYYVDVYGLDLKHAALLTTIFIFPASLLRPLGGFLSDKFGPRVVMKLMFALIFIPSVVLSLPVLELPVGTFTALLFVMAVGMGIGKAAVYKYIPQYYPSDVGAVGGLVGMFGALGGFVLPPLFAVSQSLIGVPEATFMVMSVITLLAALWLAAVLNKLHALP comes from the coding sequence ATGCAGAGCGTACACATGAACAAAACCACCCAACAAAGCGAGGCATCCAGAGTCCTCTGGCTCTCCACACTCGGCTTCACCCTGATGTTTGCGGTGTGGCTGATGTTCGGGGTGCTGGGGATTCCCATCCGCAAAGAACTGGGTCTGACCGACCTGCAAATGAGCTGGCTGACCAGCGTGGCGGTCCTGAACGGGGCCATCTGGAGGCTGTACTTCGGCATCCTCACCGACCGCATTGGTGGCCGCAACGTCTTTCCGTGGATGCTGCTGCTCACTGCGATTCCCACTGCTCTGGTGGCCTTCACGCACAGTTACGTGCTGCTTTTGGTGCTGGCCTTCATGATCGGCATGGCCGGGAATTCCTTCTCGGTGGGGATTGCATGGAATTCCGCATGGAACAGCAAAGAGCATCAGGGGTTTGCCCTCGGGGTGTTCGGAGCTGGGAATGTGGGAGCCAGCGTCACCAAACTGGTGGCCCCGACCCTGATTGCCCTTCTTCCTGCTGCAGGCTTTCTGGGTGGAGTGATTCCCGGAGGGTGGCGTTTCATCCCGATCATGTACGCCGTGCTTCTGGTGGTGATGGCCCTGTGCATGTGGGCTTTTGGACCCAAGCAGGACCGCATGCCCGGACAGGGCAGACCCATGTCCGAAATCCTTAAGCCCCTGCGTGAAGTGCGGGTGTGGCGTTTCAGCCTGTACTACGTGGTGGTTTTTGGGGCTTACGTGGCCCTGAGCGCATGGCTTCCCAAGTACTACGTGGATGTGTACGGCCTTGACCTCAAACATGCAGCCCTCCTCACCACCATTTTCATTTTCCCGGCCAGTTTGCTGCGTCCTCTGGGTGGCTTCCTGAGTGACAAATTTGGTCCCAGAGTGGTCATGAAACTGATGTTCGCCCTGATTTTCATTCCCTCGGTGGTGCTGTCCCTTCCTGTGCTGGAATTGCCGGTGGGCACCTTCACGGCCCTGCTGTTCGTGATGGCGGTTGGGATGGGGATCGGCAAAGCTGCCGTCTACAAGTACATTCCCCAGTATTACCCCAGCGATGTGGGTGCGGTGGGTGGACTGGTGGGCATGTTCGGTGCTCTGGGTGGATTCGTGCTGCCCCCCCTGTTCGCAGTGTCCCAGAGCCTGATCGGTGTCCCTGAAGCCACCTTCATGGTGATGTCGGTGATCACTTTGCTGGCTGCCCTGTGGCTGGCTGCGGTCCTGAACAAACTGCACGCTTTGCCTTGA
- a CDS encoding ubiquinol-cytochrome c reductase iron-sulfur subunit: MKSKTQQDPHWKADFSVDWDKTSYITRREFTRFLGLSSAALGLGSALLAVAGTVQQETTSHPEKEVASVDSLKPRGFLAFRYPEKDDHALLLRHEDGTFSAYSQKCPHLGCHVFFAEHTGKLECPCHEGFFDAKSGDVLAGPPQRGLDRVKLEIREGVVYAIGMERA, encoded by the coding sequence GTGAAAAGCAAGACCCAACAAGACCCCCACTGGAAAGCCGACTTTTCGGTGGACTGGGACAAAACCAGCTACATCACCCGCCGGGAATTCACCCGCTTTCTGGGCCTCTCCAGTGCTGCTCTGGGCCTCGGTAGTGCCCTTCTGGCGGTCGCGGGCACCGTCCAGCAAGAAACCACCTCCCACCCAGAGAAAGAAGTGGCCAGCGTGGACAGCCTGAAACCCAGAGGATTCCTGGCCTTCCGCTACCCCGAAAAAGACGACCACGCCCTGCTTTTGCGCCACGAGGACGGCACCTTCAGTGCTTATTCCCAGAAGTGCCCCCACCTCGGTTGCCATGTGTTCTTCGCAGAGCACACCGGAAAACTGGAATGCCCCTGCCACGAAGGTTTCTTTGATGCAAAAAGCGGTGACGTGCTGGCCGGACCTCCCCAGAGGGGCCTTGACCGGGTGAAACTCGAAATCAGAGAAGGCGTGGTCTACGCCATCGGAATGGAACGGGCATGA
- a CDS encoding PA2169 family four-helix-bundle protein — translation MLNNEQTISKLQFLLGTLRDGEKGYRESADEATHADYKQLFNEYAAQRSRLIGELEQAISRLGGKPQDHTSVGAALHRAWINVRDAITGKDDYAVIAEAERGEDAAVENYQDVLKEELPSEIRTLVERQYAEVKSAHDRVRDLKHSLQAARS, via the coding sequence ATGTTGAACAACGAACAAACCATCAGTAAACTGCAATTCTTGCTTGGCACCCTGCGCGACGGCGAAAAAGGCTACCGCGAATCTGCCGACGAAGCCACCCACGCCGATTACAAGCAACTTTTCAATGAATACGCTGCCCAGCGTTCCCGTTTGATCGGTGAACTGGAGCAGGCCATCAGCCGACTGGGTGGAAAGCCTCAGGACCACACCAGTGTGGGTGCTGCTTTGCACCGTGCATGGATCAATGTGCGTGATGCCATCACCGGCAAAGACGATTACGCCGTGATTGCCGAGGCCGAGCGCGGTGAAGACGCTGCCGTGGAGAACTACCAGGACGTGCTGAAAGAAGAACTTCCCAGCGAGATCCGCACCTTGGTCGAGCGCCAGTACGCCGAAGTCAAATCCGCCCATGACCGGGTGCGCGACCTGAAACACAGCCTGCAAGCTGCCCGAAGCTGA
- a CDS encoding winged helix-turn-helix transcriptional regulator: MSEDTSSMDRKWDCRFGCPVELTLEVIGGRWKGVIMYHLSKGTLRFGQLKRLIPGITQRMLTLQLRELESDGLVTRTVYPEVPPRVDYTLTEVGKSLQPIIHAMLEWGRENQDYVYALRNKSNTVASAG, encoded by the coding sequence ATGTCTGAAGACACCTCAAGCATGGACCGCAAATGGGATTGTCGTTTTGGTTGCCCGGTCGAACTGACCCTCGAAGTGATTGGGGGTCGCTGGAAAGGGGTGATCATGTACCACCTCAGCAAAGGCACCCTGCGTTTTGGACAACTGAAACGCCTGATTCCCGGCATCACCCAGAGGATGCTGACCCTGCAACTCCGTGAACTTGAGTCCGATGGACTGGTCACGCGCACGGTGTACCCGGAGGTGCCCCCTCGGGTGGATTATACGCTCACTGAAGTGGGGAAAAGCCTGCAACCCATCATCCACGCCATGCTGGAATGGGGCCGTGAGAATCAGGATTACGTGTACGCCCTGAGAAACAAAAGCAACACAGTGGCCTCTGCCGGTTGA